A window of Candidatus Peribacteraceae bacterium genomic DNA:
GACACGGTCATCATCAAGGAAGGCTATGTCTACGTACGCAAGCAGGGGGAGCAGGAATTGCAGCAGCTGGATGAAACGGGGTACCTCACGGTGACGAACGAAGGACATACGTACAAACATCCCCCCAGCAGCGGTGACAAGTCTCCGGCGGAGTACGACGTTCCTGCCGGCCGATACTTTTTGCTCGGGGACAACAGGCAGGGGAGCCTGGATTCGCGGAGCTTCCTCGTGAATGCGAAGCCGGAACCCTACGTTGCAAGCACCGACATCAAGGGGAGGGTGTGGTTCATCGCGCTCCCCATCACGCGCATCCAAGCCCTGGAACCCCCCTCCTACGGCCTCTAGCGCACAAAATGACCTTGCATCCGCCTTACAGGCTTGTACTATGTGGATGCCCCGTCAGGGGTTTTTTCTAGACACCTCCCCTATGATCTCCCCACTCACCTACATAGACGAAGCGCTCGAGGAGCTGCACCAGGTCCGCTGGCCGACGCGCCACCAGGCCGTGCGGTTTTCCGCCATCGTGCTCGGCTTCGTATTGCTGAGCGCCTTCGTGTTCGGCGTCGTGGACTTCGGCCTCTCACAGATCGTCACTATCCTCTTACCCACAGCCTGATTATGGGCAAGCAAGACCCGCGCGCAGGACGCAACTGGTACGTCCTCCATACGTACTCGGGGTACGAAGACAGCGTCAAACAGGCGCTGGAACAGCGTATCGAATCCCTGGGCATGCAGGATTACATCTTCAGCGTCATCGTGCCCAAGGAGAAGCAGCTGGTGTTCAAAAAGGGCGATCCCGTGGAGGAGGAGCGCAAGCTCTTCCCGGGGTATGTGCTCGTGGACATGGTGGTGACGGACGAGAGTTGGTACGTGGTGCGCAACACGCCCAACGTCACCGGCTTCGTGGGCTCCGGGAACATCCCCGTCCCCGTGACGCCCGAGGAGTTCGGCGTCATCGAGAGGCGCGTGGGCGAGCAGGAGGCCAAGTTCAAGAGCGACTTCCAGGTGGGCGACCTCGTGGTGATCGTGGACGGGCCCTTTAAGAACTACGAGGGCTCCATCGAGAGCGTGGACGTGAACAAGGGAAAGCTCAACGTCCTCGTCCTCATCTTCGACCGCGAGACACCCGTCGAGCTTGATTTCACGCAGGTGAAGAAGAAGTAATATCTTTCATGATATGAACATGAGGGGAAAGTCAGTAGAGCTGCCGGCAGTGGACGAAACCTGCTTGATCTATAAAGAATTAGTCAGATTGAGGCAAAGCTGGCTCGATAATCCCGCCTTCGGTTCTGCCGCTTGGAACGCGGTATGCTTCCATGTCGACCGTGTGACTGAGACACTTCAATCGTTCGTCGGAACATGTGACGCATCGCTCATTCAACATGACGCACGGCAGGCACGGGGGGAAATAGAATTGATATTGGAGCGATGCGTGCCGCATGCTGTCCGTGATCAATTGCATTTTTATCATGAGTTTTTAAAGGAGATAGGTACAGCGTGCGAAGATCAACAATGACCGCATACAGCATGGTTATTGTCGGCAAAGTCCAAGGTGTCTTTTTTCGAACCTATGCGAAACAGGTGGCGGATCGTTTGGGTCTCAAAGGTTGGGTGAAAAACATGGGGGATGGGTCCGTGTCCGTGCATGCAGAGGGGGAGACGGATACGCTGAAGGAATTTGAAGAGTGGTGCAGAAGAGGTCCGCCCTCCGCGAAAGTGGAGGATGTGCGGTGTGATGCCGCCGAAGAAGAGGGGTATAAGGGCTTTTACATCAGGCAATAACTTCCGCATCCACAAGCGGAGACAGAGGCTTCAGCGCACGCCTTCTCTTCCCCGGAAGCAGTATCCACAAGCCGATGGTTTGGATGATGATGCCGGATGAATATCCCGCGGCGATGCCGTAGATGCCGTACATTCCCGATGCGAGCGTTGCGACCGCTATGGCAGTGAGGCCGCCCATGACGCCCATGAGCGCGGGGATGAAGGTATCGCGCAGCGCATAAAAGGCGCGCAGCTGCAGGTGATTGAGGCTCTCGAAGGGGATGCTGAATGCGTAGATGAGGACGCACACGGAGAAGACGCGCAAGACACCGGACAAGTGCACCAGCCATGCGGCGACGGGCGTAAGGAAGACGAGTGCCACGGCACCCGGGACGGTGAGCAGCAGCGTGATCATCTCCCCTCTCCGTACGTAGAGGGAGAACTGCTTCGCGTCATTGCGCGCGGCGGCCTGGCTGAGGACGGAGTACACCGACTGCGCGACGGCGATGCCCACGATCCCCACCAGCAGCGATTGGAAGTTCCGCGCGTACGCGTTGATGGTCACCGCCCCTGACGGAAAACCGGAAGCGATGCGGTCCAAGAAGAGGAGCTGGAACTGGAAGGCACCCAAGGAGAGGATGCGCGGAAGCATCAGCCTCCCGATCTCCCTGAGGTCCGGGTGCCAGAACGTGAGGGAGAATCCCGTGCCCCGCCAATGTACGGCAACGAAGCGAAGGATGACGTACGTCACGGCGCCGAGGATGGTCCCCGCCATGGGCCCGTAGGCGCCCACGAAAGGGGTGAATGCGTACGTCCCTATGACGGTCCCCACGGTGTACAGGACCGGCGTGATGCCGTAGATCCAATACCGCTGTACCGTGATGAGGTACTGTCCGTACGTGATGCCGAAGACGAAGAGGAAGTTGGTGAACAGCGCGAGCCTTCCGAAGGAGACGTAGAGTGCCAATTGCTCACCTTCAAATTG
This region includes:
- the nusG gene encoding transcription termination/antitermination protein NusG, which encodes MGKQDPRAGRNWYVLHTYSGYEDSVKQALEQRIESLGMQDYIFSVIVPKEKQLVFKKGDPVEEERKLFPGYVLVDMVVTDESWYVVRNTPNVTGFVGSGNIPVPVTPEEFGVIERRVGEQEAKFKSDFQVGDLVVIVDGPFKNYEGSIESVDVNKGKLNVLVLIFDRETPVELDFTQVKKK
- the lepB gene encoding signal peptidase I, coding for MTDLQPKHGFWFHFLDVFLNIVVIVAIVAGIRSFLVSPFQVEGNSMVETLEDKEYIIINKLAYILGEPHRGDVVVFRPPNDPKKYYVKRVIGEPGDTVIIKEGYVYVRKQGEQELQQLDETGYLTVTNEGHTYKHPPSSGDKSPAEYDVPAGRYFLLGDNRQGSLDSRSFLVNAKPEPYVASTDIKGRVWFIALPITRIQALEPPSYGL
- the secE gene encoding preprotein translocase subunit SecE, whose protein sequence is MISPLTYIDEALEELHQVRWPTRHQAVRFSAIVLGFVLLSAFVFGVVDFGLSQIVTILLPTA
- a CDS encoding lipid II flippase MurJ, which gives rise to MKFLSFLRSGRIASGVAILGITQFAASLAGLFRDRALTSVFADNLGVVDVYIAAFRPSDLLFQTAIMSAVGTVLVPVLAGYHAKGDRKGMGDVLNGTVGAAALLFGTFALLLGLIFPVIAPSLVQFEGEQLALYVSFGRLALFTNFLFVFGITYGQYLITVQRYWIYGITPVLYTVGTVIGTYAFTPFVGAYGPMAGTILGAVTYVILRFVAVHWRGTGFSLTFWHPDLREIGRLMLPRILSLGAFQFQLLFLDRIASGFPSGAVTINAYARNFQSLLVGIVGIAVAQSVYSVLSQAAARNDAKQFSLYVRRGEMITLLLTVPGAVALVFLTPVAAWLVHLSGVLRVFSVCVLIYAFSIPFESLNHLQLRAFYALRDTFIPALMGVMGGLTAIAVATLASGMYGIYGIAAGYSSGIIIQTIGLWILLPGKRRRALKPLSPLVDAEVIA